The Acidimicrobiales bacterium sequence GAGCCCGAGATCGCCCAGGCGGCGGCGTCGCTCGAGACCCACCTCGACGAGCTGGAGATGCGTTCGCTGTTCACCGGCGAGTTCGACGAGCGCGACGCGGTCTGTCAGATCAAGTCCGGCGAGGGCGGCACCGACGCCCAGGACTGGGCCGAGATGCTGATGCGGATGTACAACCGCTGGGCGGACCGGCGGGGTTTCGCGGTCGAGATCACCGCCGTGTCCGAGGGCACCGAAGCGGGGCTCAGCAGCGTGGAGTTCATCCTCAAGGGGCGCCACGCCTACGGATTGATGCAGGCCGAACACGGCGTGCACCGCCTCGTGCGCATCTCCCCGTTCAACAACGAGGGCAAGCGCCAGACCGCCTTCGCCGCCGTGCAGGTCGCCCCGTTCTTCGAGGAGGTCTCGGATGAGATCGACATCGACGAGAAGGAGCTGCGCATCGACACCTACCGCTCGTCGGGCGCCGGCGGTCAGCACGTCAACGTGACCGACTCCGCCGTGCGGATCACCCATCTGCCCACCGGCCTCGTCACGAGCTGCCAGAACGAGCGCAGCCAGCACCAGAACAAGGACCGCGCCATGCAGATGATGGCCGCCAAACTCCTCGATCTGGAGCGCAAGAAGCGCGAGGACGAGATCGCCGGCATCACCGGTGAACAGCAGAACGTGGGCTTCGGCAGCCAGATCCGCAGCTATGTCATGCAGCCGTACCAGATGGTGAAGGATCTGCGCACCGAACACGAGACCGCCCAGGTCGAGCAGGTGCTCGGCGGCGAGGTCGAGCCCTTCATGGAGGCATGGCTGCGGTGGACCCGCGCCCAGGCCGAAGCCGCGTCCTGACGGTGGCCGCCGTCGCGGGGGGAGTGCCGCTGCATCACCGCCTCGCGCTGCTACCGTTCTGCCTTCGGGCGGCCCGTTTGTCTCAGGATCGTGGATGATCAAACTCGAGAACGTCACGAAGGTGTACAAGGGCGACGTCGTCGCGGTTCGTGATGCCACCGTCGACATCGGCAAGGGGGAGTTCGTCTTCCTCGTCGGTCAGTCCGGCTCCGGCAAGTCGACCTTCATTCGACTGCTGAACCGGGAGGAATCGCCCGAGCACGGCACGATCTTCGTCGCCGGCAAGGACATCAGCAGCCTCGGCGCCTGGAAGGTGCCGTATCTGCGTCGGAACATCGGCTACATCTTCCAGGACTTCAAACTCCTGCCGAAGAAGACCGTCGCCGAGAACGTGGCG is a genomic window containing:
- the prfB gene encoding peptide chain release factor 2, yielding MQDFTDQLAAIRARLDEAAGYLRIEELEMRQPQLETEASRPDLWDDQDKARAVTSELAAVNEDLELFGRLTTEVEDVETLHEMAREEGDESLEPEIAQAAASLETHLDELEMRSLFTGEFDERDAVCQIKSGEGGTDAQDWAEMLMRMYNRWADRRGFAVEITAVSEGTEAGLSSVEFILKGRHAYGLMQAEHGVHRLVRISPFNNEGKRQTAFAAVQVAPFFEEVSDEIDIDEKELRIDTYRSSGAGGQHVNVTDSAVRITHLPTGLVTSCQNERSQHQNKDRAMQMMAAKLLDLERKKREDEIAGITGEQQNVGFGSQIRSYVMQPYQMVKDLRTEHETAQVEQVLGGEVEPFMEAWLRWTRAQAEAAS